A region of Chitinophaga horti DNA encodes the following proteins:
- a CDS encoding porin family protein, with protein sequence MKKLHLLTAAFLFVTTVSMAQTQRGNVMVGANLLNVTGTFQEGSDRFQLGISPKAGWFIRDGLAIGADVQLGLDHRKVDESKTTAVNYGIGAFGRYYINDKNVEFSKRSKFFLEGNLGFTGNNTKTKVGGAETSVETNGLGIGFGPGLAYFITPNIGLEALVKYDLGVGFGSSTTSHRVGLNLGFQIYLPSSKAKEIYREERNK encoded by the coding sequence ATGAAAAAACTGCACTTACTGACAGCAGCATTCTTATTTGTAACAACCGTATCTATGGCGCAAACACAAAGGGGTAACGTGATGGTTGGCGCCAACCTGCTGAACGTAACAGGTACGTTCCAGGAAGGGTCCGACCGTTTCCAGCTGGGTATTTCCCCTAAAGCAGGCTGGTTTATCAGGGACGGTCTCGCGATAGGTGCCGATGTACAGTTAGGACTCGATCACCGTAAAGTGGATGAATCCAAAACTACCGCCGTTAACTATGGTATTGGTGCTTTTGGTCGCTACTACATCAATGATAAGAATGTAGAGTTCTCAAAACGCAGCAAATTCTTCCTCGAGGGTAACCTGGGTTTCACGGGCAACAATACAAAAACGAAGGTAGGTGGCGCAGAAACGTCTGTAGAAACCAATGGTTTAGGTATTGGTTTTGGTCCGGGCCTGGCTTACTTCATCACCCCGAACATAGGTTTGGAGGCGCTGGTGAAGTATGACCTCGGCGTTGGTTTCGGTAGCTCTACTACCAGTCACAGAGTAGGTCTGAACCTCGGTTTCCAGATTTACCTGCCTTCTTCTAAAGCAAAAGAGATTTATCGCGAAGAGCGCAATAAATAA
- the rpsJ gene encoding 30S ribosomal protein S10 gives MSQRIRIKLKSYDHNLVDKSAEKIVKTVRNTGAVVTGPIPLPTEKKIFTVLRSPHVNKKAREQFQLCTHKRLLDIYTSSSRTVDALSKLDLPSGVEVEIKA, from the coding sequence ATGTCTCAGAGAATTAGAATCAAGCTGAAGTCCTACGATCATAATTTGGTGGATAAGTCCGCTGAGAAGATCGTTAAAACCGTGCGTAATACGGGTGCCGTGGTAACAGGTCCTATTCCTTTGCCAACAGAAAAGAAAATTTTTACGGTACTGCGTTCTCCGCACGTTAACAAAAAGGCGCGCGAACAGTTCCAGCTTTGCACGCACAAGCGTTTGTTGGACATTTATACTTCCTCTTCCAGGACTGTGGATGCGTTGAGCAAGCTCGACCTTCCTTCTGGTGTAGAAGTAGAGATCAAGGCGTAA
- the rplC gene encoding 50S ribosomal protein L3, with product MKGIIGKKIGMTSIFEANGKQTACTIIEAGPNVVTQVKSEGTDGYNAIQVAFGDKKEKHATKAETNHFAKAQTSPKRFVKEFRNPDVQKALGETITCEIFAEGEKVDVVGTSKGKGFQGVVKRHGFSGVGEATHGQHDRSRAPGSVGGSSYPSRVFKGMRMAGQTGNERVKVKGLKVLKVFPDKNYILVSGSVPGHNGSIVLIQK from the coding sequence ATGAAAGGTATTATTGGCAAAAAGATTGGCATGACCAGCATCTTCGAGGCTAATGGCAAGCAGACCGCCTGCACCATTATCGAAGCTGGTCCAAACGTTGTAACACAGGTTAAGTCTGAAGGAACAGACGGTTACAACGCTATCCAGGTAGCATTTGGCGACAAAAAAGAGAAGCACGCTACCAAAGCAGAAACTAATCACTTCGCGAAAGCACAGACCTCCCCTAAACGTTTCGTAAAAGAGTTCCGCAACCCTGACGTACAAAAAGCCCTTGGTGAAACCATCACCTGCGAAATTTTCGCTGAAGGTGAGAAAGTAGATGTTGTAGGTACATCTAAAGGTAAAGGTTTCCAGGGTGTTGTTAAGCGTCACGGCTTTAGCGGTGTTGGTGAAGCTACCCACGGTCAGCACGATCGTAGCAGGGCTCCCGGTTCCGTAGGTGGTTCCTCTTATCCTTCCCGCGTATTTAAAGGCATGCGTATGGCTGGCCAAACTGGTAACGAACGAGTGAAAGTTAAAGGTCTTAAGGTTCTGAAGGTATTCCCTGACAAGAATTATATCCTGGTAAGTGGTTCCGTTCCGGGCCACAATGGTTCAATCGTTTTAATCCAGAAGTAA
- the rplD gene encoding 50S ribosomal protein L4 has product MTLDILNIEGKKTGRSVELPEEIFGVEPNNHVIYLAVKQYLAAQRQGTHKVKTRAEVKGASRKLHKQKGTGGSRKGNIRNPLYKGGGTIFGPKPHRYDIKLNRKVKDLAKISALSAKAKENGIIVLEDVNFDAPKTKQFVSILKNLSINVEGKKTLLVLPEYNDNVYLSLRNLPSVGGTVLSDINTYDIVNTNYLVFTESAVKIFTEEPTVEA; this is encoded by the coding sequence ATGACACTCGATATTTTAAATATAGAAGGAAAGAAAACAGGCCGTTCAGTAGAACTTCCTGAGGAGATTTTCGGTGTAGAGCCTAACAACCACGTTATTTACCTGGCTGTGAAACAGTACCTGGCCGCTCAACGTCAGGGTACACATAAGGTAAAGACCCGTGCTGAAGTTAAGGGTGCTTCCCGCAAACTGCACAAACAAAAAGGTACTGGTGGTTCCCGTAAAGGTAACATCCGTAACCCACTGTATAAAGGTGGTGGTACCATCTTCGGTCCAAAACCACACCGTTACGATATCAAACTGAACAGGAAAGTGAAAGATCTCGCGAAGATCTCTGCACTGTCTGCGAAAGCTAAAGAAAACGGCATCATCGTTCTGGAAGATGTAAATTTCGATGCTCCAAAGACCAAACAGTTTGTAAGCATTCTGAAAAACCTGAGCATTAACGTAGAGGGTAAGAAAACTCTGCTGGTACTGCCTGAGTACAATGACAATGTTTACCTGTCACTGAGGAACCTTCCTTCAGTTGGTGGTACCGTACTGAGCGACATCAATACTTATGACATCGTTAACACCAACTACCTGGTGTTTACCGAGAGCGCTGTAAAGATCTTCACCGAAGAGCCTACAGTAGAAGCATAA
- the rplW gene encoding 50S ribosomal protein L23 codes for MKPSDVLIKPVVSEKVNKATDKFNRYYFIVDKKANKLEIKKAVEEFYGVTVAEVNTAVMPGKNKFRFTKAGFIAGKKPSYKKAVVTLAQGESIDLYANM; via the coding sequence ATGAAACCTTCTGATGTTTTAATCAAACCGGTGGTATCTGAAAAGGTAAACAAGGCTACCGATAAATTCAACCGCTACTACTTCATTGTTGACAAAAAAGCCAACAAGCTGGAGATCAAAAAGGCAGTGGAAGAGTTTTACGGTGTAACTGTAGCTGAGGTAAATACCGCAGTAATGCCTGGTAAGAACAAATTCCGTTTTACCAAGGCTGGTTTTATTGCCGGTAAGAAGCCTTCTTACAAAAAAGCAGTAGTAACCCTCGCACAGGGTGAATCCATAGATCTGTATGCTAACATGTAG
- the rplB gene encoding 50S ribosomal protein L2, with product MALKKYKPITAGTRWKIGNAYAELTTDQPEKSLLEPISKTGGRNAQGRRSMRYIGGGHKKHYRIVDFKRNKENIPATVKSIEYDPNRSAFIALLNYTDGEKRYILAPQGLQVGATVISGAEVAPELGNALPLKNMPLGTVVHNIELQPGKGGAIARSAGTYAQLSNKEEKYAVLKMPSGELRKVLNTCKATVGTVSNSDHALQSIGKAGANRWRGIRPRNRGVAMNPVDHPMGGGEGKSSGGHPRSRTGKYAKGLKTRKPHKSSDKLIISRKGKNK from the coding sequence ATGGCACTGAAAAAGTACAAACCGATTACAGCCGGTACCCGTTGGAAAATTGGCAACGCTTACGCGGAGCTGACTACTGACCAGCCTGAGAAAAGCTTGCTGGAGCCTATCTCTAAAACCGGCGGTAGGAACGCACAAGGCCGTAGGTCTATGCGTTACATCGGTGGTGGACACAAAAAACATTACCGTATCGTTGACTTCAAACGTAACAAGGAAAACATTCCTGCTACTGTTAAGTCTATCGAGTACGATCCAAACCGTAGCGCATTTATCGCACTGTTGAACTATACAGACGGTGAAAAACGTTATATCCTGGCTCCTCAGGGTCTGCAGGTTGGTGCTACTGTTATCAGTGGTGCTGAAGTTGCTCCTGAACTGGGTAACGCTTTGCCGCTGAAAAACATGCCTTTGGGTACTGTGGTTCACAACATCGAACTGCAGCCTGGTAAAGGTGGTGCTATCGCGAGAAGCGCCGGTACTTACGCTCAGCTGTCGAACAAGGAAGAAAAATACGCTGTATTGAAAATGCCTTCCGGTGAGCTGCGTAAAGTATTGAATACTTGTAAAGCTACTGTAGGAACCGTTTCTAACTCAGACCACGCGCTTCAGTCAATCGGTAAAGCAGGTGCTAACCGTTGGAGAGGTATCCGCCCAAGAAACCGCGGTGTTGCGATGAACCCTGTAGATCACCCGATGGGTGGTGGTGAAGGTAAATCAAGCGGTGGCCACCCACGTTCAAGGACCGGCAAATATGCTAAGGGCCTGAAAACAAGGAAGCCACATAAGAGCTCTGATAAACTGATCATCAGCAGGAAAGGTAAAAACAAATAA
- the rpsS gene encoding 30S ribosomal protein S19, with protein sequence MGRSIRKGPYVDLKLEKKVDKMNEGTKRTVIKTWSRRSTITPDFVGHTFAVHNGNKFIPVYVTEFMVGHKLGEFAPTRNFKGHANKKM encoded by the coding sequence ATGGGTCGTTCCATTAGAAAAGGTCCTTACGTAGACCTGAAATTAGAGAAGAAGGTAGATAAAATGAATGAAGGCACTAAACGTACCGTTATCAAAACGTGGAGCCGCCGTTCTACCATTACTCCTGATTTTGTGGGCCATACTTTCGCAGTACACAACGGTAACAAATTCATCCCTGTGTACGTAACGGAGTTTATGGTAGGTCATAAACTGGGTGAATTTGCGCCTACGCGTAACTTCAAAGGACACGCCAACAAGAAAATGTAA
- the rplV gene encoding 50S ribosomal protein L22, with translation MEAVAKLNNNPTSPRKMRLLADLIRGLDVEKALNILKFHTKHPSVPLEKLLLSAIANWKVKNEGARAEDANLIVKTIFVDGGRQLKRMRPAPQGRGYRIRKRSNHVTIVVDSRA, from the coding sequence ATGGAAGCAGTAGCTAAGCTCAATAATAATCCTACATCTCCCCGCAAAATGCGTTTGCTGGCAGACTTGATCCGCGGACTGGATGTAGAGAAAGCGCTGAACATTTTGAAGTTCCATACCAAGCACCCAAGCGTGCCCCTGGAAAAACTCCTGTTATCTGCAATTGCTAACTGGAAAGTGAAAAACGAAGGTGCAAGAGCAGAAGATGCGAACCTGATCGTAAAAACGATCTTCGTTGATGGCGGCCGCCAGCTGAAAAGAATGCGTCCGGCACCTCAAGGTCGTGGCTACCGTATCCGTAAAAGGAGCAACCACGTAACGATCGTAGTTGACAGCCGCGCATAA
- the rpsC gene encoding 30S ribosomal protein S3, producing the protein MGQKTNPIGNRLGIIRGWDSNWYGSKKDFSTKLIEDNKIRTYLNARINKGGISRVVIERTLGKLIITIHTSKPGIIIGKGGGEVDRIKEELKKLTGKEDVQINILEIRRPEIDANIVGETIAKQIESRINYKRAIKMAIATALRMGAEGIKVKVGGRLGGAEIARSEEMKQGRVPLHTFRMDIDYASLFAQTVYGKIGIKVWICKGEVLGKRDLNPNAISGKDGEVRGGGDRGPRGGGDRGDRGGDRGPRGGGDRRGGGDRGPRR; encoded by the coding sequence ATGGGTCAGAAAACAAATCCTATTGGTAACAGGTTAGGTATCATCAGAGGATGGGACTCAAATTGGTATGGTAGCAAAAAAGATTTCTCTACCAAACTGATCGAGGATAACAAGATCAGGACATACCTGAATGCCCGTATCAATAAAGGCGGTATTTCACGCGTAGTGATCGAAAGAACACTGGGCAAACTCATCATCACTATCCATACTTCCAAACCTGGTATCATCATAGGTAAAGGCGGTGGCGAAGTAGATCGTATCAAGGAAGAACTGAAAAAGTTGACCGGTAAGGAAGACGTTCAGATCAACATCCTGGAGATCCGTCGCCCCGAGATCGATGCAAACATCGTAGGTGAAACAATTGCAAAACAGATTGAAAGCCGTATCAACTACAAACGCGCTATCAAAATGGCGATTGCAACTGCACTGAGAATGGGCGCTGAAGGTATCAAGGTGAAAGTAGGTGGCCGTCTTGGTGGTGCTGAAATCGCTCGTTCTGAGGAAATGAAGCAAGGACGTGTTCCTTTGCACACTTTCCGTATGGACATCGACTATGCTTCTTTGTTCGCACAAACTGTTTATGGTAAAATCGGTATCAAGGTATGGATCTGTAAAGGTGAAGTACTTGGTAAACGTGATCTGAACCCGAACGCTATCAGCGGTAAAGACGGTGAAGTTCGTGGTGGCGGTGACCGTGGCCCTCGTGGTGGCGGCGACCGTGGTGATCGCGGCGGTGACCGTGGCCCTCGCGGCGGCGGTGATAGAAGAGGTGGTGGCGACCGTGGTCCCCGCAGATAG
- the rplP gene encoding 50S ribosomal protein L16 — protein sequence MLQPKRTKHRKMHKGRIKGNAKRGATLSFGTFGLKALEPKWITDRQIEAARVALTRHMKREGNVWIRIFPDKPITAKPLEVRMGKGKGAPDHWAAVVKPGRILFEADGVPLQVAKEAMELAAQKLPIAVKFVVRRDYVA from the coding sequence ATGTTACAGCCAAAAAGAACGAAACACAGGAAGATGCACAAAGGCCGCATCAAGGGTAACGCAAAGAGGGGTGCAACCCTTTCCTTTGGTACTTTCGGCCTCAAAGCATTGGAACCTAAGTGGATCACTGACCGCCAGATTGAAGCGGCCAGGGTGGCTCTGACCAGGCATATGAAGCGTGAAGGTAACGTGTGGATCCGTATATTCCCCGACAAACCTATCACTGCTAAACCTTTGGAAGTGAGGATGGGTAAAGGTAAAGGTGCTCCTGATCATTGGGCTGCTGTAGTAAAACCAGGCAGGATCCTGTTCGAAGCAGACGGCGTGCCTTTGCAGGTAGCGAAAGAAGCTATGGAACTGGCCGCACAGAAATTACCGATCGCAGTGAAATTCGTAGTACGCCGCGATTACGTAGCATAA
- the rpmC gene encoding 50S ribosomal protein L29, protein MAKAKLDLNGLSEQELKEKISEETLRLKKVSFGHAITPIENPMSIRGIRRDIARMKTELRKRELGF, encoded by the coding sequence ATGGCAAAAGCTAAACTGGATCTGAACGGCCTGAGCGAGCAGGAACTGAAAGAGAAAATCTCTGAAGAAACCCTGCGCCTGAAGAAAGTTTCATTCGGCCACGCAATTACTCCCATCGAAAATCCGATGAGCATCCGCGGCATCAGAAGGGATATTGCACGCATGAAAACTGAACTTCGTAAAAGAGAGCTGGGCTTCTAA
- the rpsQ gene encoding 30S ribosomal protein S17, producing MTERKLRKTRVGVVSSNKADKTISVAVERKVKHPIYGKFVKKTTKFMAHDEKNECSIGDTVKIMETRPLSKNKCWRLVEIIAKVK from the coding sequence ATGACCGAAAGAAAATTAAGAAAAACCAGGGTTGGTGTGGTATCCAGCAATAAAGCGGATAAAACGATCTCCGTTGCTGTTGAACGTAAAGTGAAACACCCGATTTATGGTAAGTTCGTTAAGAAAACTACCAAGTTCATGGCACACGACGAAAAGAACGAGTGCAGCATCGGCGATACCGTAAAAATTATGGAAACCCGCCCGCTGAGCAAGAATAAGTGCTGGAGACTGGTAGAGATTATCGCAAAAGTAAAATAA
- the rplN gene encoding 50S ribosomal protein L14, with amino-acid sequence MIQQESRLNVADNSGAKEVLCIRVLGNSGQDYAKVGDKIVVTVKDAIPAGGVKKGTVTKAVIVRTKNKLRRKDGSYIRFDDNAVVLLNNSDEPRGTRIFGPVARELRDKGYMKIISLAPEVL; translated from the coding sequence ATGATACAACAAGAATCAAGGCTGAACGTAGCTGATAACTCTGGTGCCAAAGAAGTGCTTTGCATCCGCGTGTTGGGTAACTCCGGCCAGGACTACGCAAAAGTAGGCGATAAGATTGTAGTGACAGTGAAAGACGCTATCCCAGCGGGTGGCGTTAAGAAAGGCACGGTTACCAAAGCAGTTATCGTAAGGACCAAGAACAAATTGCGCCGTAAAGACGGATCTTATATCCGCTTCGACGATAACGCAGTTGTATTACTGAACAACTCCGACGAGCCCCGCGGTACCCGTATTTTCGGTCCGGTTGCCCGTGAGCTCAGGGATAAAGGGTACATGAAGATTATCTCTCTCGCACCCGAAGTACTGTAA
- the rplX gene encoding 50S ribosomal protein L24, giving the protein MKTRFKPKFNIKKGDLVVVIAGDDKDRTKARKVLEVLPEKARVLVEGVNINTKHTKPTAQNTKGGIVKQEAPIAISNVMLWDAKAGKPTKVTRQRENGKLVRIAKKSGEVIK; this is encoded by the coding sequence ATGAAAACTAGATTCAAGCCTAAATTCAACATTAAGAAAGGCGACCTGGTAGTTGTAATTGCCGGCGACGACAAGGACAGGACCAAAGCCCGCAAAGTGTTGGAAGTACTTCCCGAAAAGGCACGTGTACTGGTTGAAGGTGTTAACATCAACACCAAACACACCAAGCCAACTGCTCAAAATACCAAAGGTGGTATCGTTAAGCAGGAAGCGCCTATCGCCATCTCTAACGTTATGCTTTGGGATGCCAAAGCCGGCAAGCCTACCAAAGTAACAAGGCAGAGAGAGAACGGTAAATTAGTTCGTATAGCTAAAAAATCAGGGGAGGTAATTAAATAA
- the rplE gene encoding 50S ribosomal protein L5, whose amino-acid sequence MANTTYTPRLATKYREEVVSALMKKFNYKTVMQVPRLTKICLNQGINGAVSDKKLVDIAVDEMTRISGQKAIPTMSKKDISNFKLRKHMPIGARVTLRGVNMYEFLDRLIAVSLPRVRDFKGINDKAFDGRGNYTLGVTEQIIFPEIDIDKVTKISGMDITFVTTAQTNEEAYELLKEMGMPFKNIKRDNQ is encoded by the coding sequence ATGGCAAACACTACATACACACCCAGGCTGGCTACCAAATACCGCGAAGAAGTGGTAAGCGCACTGATGAAGAAATTCAACTACAAAACAGTGATGCAGGTGCCCCGCCTTACCAAAATATGCCTGAACCAAGGTATCAATGGTGCGGTTAGCGATAAAAAACTGGTAGATATCGCGGTGGACGAAATGACCCGTATTTCTGGTCAGAAAGCCATCCCTACTATGTCTAAAAAAGACATCTCTAACTTCAAACTGAGGAAACACATGCCGATTGGCGCCCGTGTTACCCTGCGTGGAGTTAACATGTACGAGTTCCTGGACAGGCTGATCGCTGTTTCCCTGCCTCGCGTACGTGACTTTAAAGGTATCAACGATAAGGCATTTGACGGCCGTGGTAACTACACACTGGGTGTTACCGAGCAGATCATCTTCCCTGAGATCGATATCGATAAAGTAACTAAGATCTCCGGTATGGACATCACGTTCGTAACGACTGCCCAAACTAACGAAGAAGCTTACGAGCTGCTGAAGGAAATGGGTATGCCGTTCAAGAACATCAAAAGAGACAATCAATAA
- the rpsN gene encoding 30S ribosomal protein S14, with the protein MARESVKARERKRQALVDKFAEKRAELKAAGDYAALDKLPRNASPVRLHNRCQLSGRPKGYMRQFGLCRNMFRDMALAGKIPGVRKASW; encoded by the coding sequence ATGGCAAGAGAATCCGTAAAAGCCAGAGAAAGAAAGAGACAAGCACTGGTAGACAAATTTGCTGAAAAACGCGCTGAGCTGAAAGCGGCAGGCGATTATGCAGCACTTGACAAACTGCCAAGGAATGCTTCTCCCGTTCGTCTGCACAACAGGTGCCAGTTAAGCGGTCGTCCCAAAGGTTACATGCGCCAGTTTGGCCTGTGCCGTAACATGTTCCGCGACATGGCCCTTGCAGGTAAAATCCCTGGTGTAAGAAAAGCTAGCTGGTAA
- the rpsH gene encoding 30S ribosomal protein S8, producing MVTDPISDFLTRIRNAQMANHRIVEIPASKLKKRITEILYDKGYILKYKFEEDNKQGLIKIALKYDPQTKVPAITDLQRISRPGLRQYSSPADFKRVKNGLGISIISTSKGVMTDKEAKAQNVGGEVVCYVY from the coding sequence ATGGTTACTGATCCAATTTCAGACTTTTTAACGCGCATCCGTAACGCGCAGATGGCTAACCACAGGATCGTGGAAATCCCGGCCTCTAAACTGAAAAAACGTATCACTGAAATTCTGTACGACAAAGGCTACATCCTGAAGTACAAATTTGAGGAAGATAACAAACAAGGCCTGATCAAGATCGCCTTGAAATACGATCCGCAAACTAAAGTACCTGCGATCACCGATCTGCAGCGCATCAGCCGTCCAGGCCTGCGTCAGTACTCCAGCCCTGCTGACTTCAAACGCGTGAAAAACGGTTTGGGTATCTCCATCATCTCTACCTCTAAAGGTGTGATGACCGACAAAGAAGCGAAAGCTCAGAATGTTGGTGGCGAAGTAGTTTGCTACGTTTACTAA
- the rplF gene encoding 50S ribosomal protein L6, with protein MSRIGKSPIKLASGVTVAVSPANEITVKGPKGELKQVLDRDIKVEVADGTVTITRPTDQIRHRALHGLYRALLQNMVTGVTDGFKKQLELVGVGYKAANQGQLLDLSLGYSHNIIVEIPKELKVATLTEKGQNPKIMLEGIDKQLLGQVAAKIRSLRKPEPYKGKGVRYSDEVVRKKAGKSAGK; from the coding sequence ATGTCACGTATAGGAAAGAGTCCTATCAAATTAGCAAGCGGCGTTACAGTTGCTGTTTCCCCTGCTAATGAAATCACGGTAAAAGGTCCTAAAGGCGAACTGAAGCAGGTGCTCGACAGGGATATCAAAGTAGAAGTTGCTGACGGTACCGTTACCATCACTCGTCCTACTGACCAGATCCGTCACCGCGCGCTGCACGGTCTTTACCGCGCACTGTTGCAGAACATGGTTACCGGTGTAACTGACGGTTTCAAAAAGCAACTCGAACTCGTGGGTGTAGGTTATAAAGCCGCCAACCAGGGTCAGCTGCTCGACTTGTCGCTCGGTTACTCTCACAATATCATCGTAGAAATTCCTAAAGAACTGAAGGTAGCTACCCTGACTGAAAAAGGTCAGAACCCAAAGATCATGCTGGAAGGTATCGATAAACAATTACTCGGTCAGGTTGCCGCTAAAATCCGCAGCCTCCGCAAACCTGAGCCGTACAAAGGTAAAGGTGTTCGCTACAGCGACGAAGTGGTTCGCAAGAAAGCTGGTAAATCTGCCGGTAAATAA
- the rplR gene encoding 50S ribosomal protein L18: MNTKVIRRQKIRYRIRKKVSGTAQTPRFSVFRSNADIYVQLIDDTNGTTLASASSRDKDIKAQKGTKTEKSKMVGAALATKAAALGLTKAIFDRSGYLYHGRIKAVAEGAREGGMQF, from the coding sequence ATGAACACTAAAGTAATCAGAAGGCAGAAGATCCGCTACCGTATTCGTAAGAAGGTGAGTGGCACTGCGCAAACACCCAGGTTCTCTGTATTCCGCAGTAATGCAGACATCTACGTGCAGCTGATCGATGATACCAATGGTACCACACTGGCATCAGCTTCTTCCCGTGATAAAGACATCAAGGCACAGAAGGGCACTAAAACTGAGAAATCTAAAATGGTAGGCGCGGCACTGGCTACTAAAGCTGCTGCACTGGGCCTGACCAAAGCGATTTTCGACAGGAGCGGTTACCTCTACCACGGTCGTATTAAGGCGGTTGCCGAAGGTGCCCGCGAAGGAGGAATGCAATTCTAA
- the rpsE gene encoding 30S ribosomal protein S5 produces MAKNSFNKVKAGELELKEKVVAINRVTKTTKGGRTFSFSALVVVGNENGVVGHGLGKAKEVQEAITKGIDDAKKNLIKIPVMHGTIPHDQFAKEGAAKVLIKPAAHGTGVIAGGSMRAVLESAGITDVLAKSLGSANPHNVVKATFKALGLLREPVAFAKTRNISLKKVFNG; encoded by the coding sequence ATGGCAAAGAATTCATTCAATAAAGTAAAAGCTGGAGAGCTGGAGCTGAAGGAAAAAGTGGTAGCTATCAACAGGGTTACCAAAACTACCAAAGGCGGTCGTACATTCAGCTTTTCTGCCCTGGTGGTTGTAGGTAACGAGAACGGCGTGGTTGGTCACGGCCTGGGTAAAGCCAAAGAAGTACAGGAAGCGATCACTAAAGGTATAGATGATGCTAAGAAGAACCTGATTAAAATACCTGTAATGCACGGTACTATTCCTCACGACCAGTTTGCTAAAGAAGGCGCTGCGAAAGTGTTGATCAAACCTGCTGCTCACGGTACTGGTGTAATCGCCGGTGGTTCTATGCGCGCCGTTCTGGAAAGCGCAGGTATCACTGACGTGTTGGCAAAATCTCTCGGTTCTGCTAACCCTCACAACGTGGTTAAAGCTACCTTCAAAGCGCTTGGCCTGCTCCGCGAGCCTGTTGCTTTCGCTAAAACCAGGAATATATCTTTGAAAAAAGTATTTAACGGATAA
- the rpmD gene encoding 50S ribosomal protein L30 — MAKIKITQVKSGIDRPERQKLTLQALGIRKMNQSVEVEATPQILGMVRKVNHLVKVEEVNG, encoded by the coding sequence ATGGCAAAGATCAAGATCACGCAGGTGAAAAGTGGCATCGACCGCCCTGAAAGGCAGAAACTGACTTTGCAGGCATTGGGCATCAGAAAGATGAACCAGTCTGTAGAAGTAGAAGCTACACCTCAGATCCTCGGCATGGTGCGTAAAGTAAACCACCTGGTAAAAGTGGAAGAAGTTAACGGTTAA
- the rplO gene encoding 50S ribosomal protein L15 — protein sequence MNLHTLKPAQGAVHKEKRLGRGEASGKGGTATKGNKGAQSNTGYSSKRGHEGGQMPIQRRLPKRGFINNNRIEYKVFNIGQLEQIIEKYGLQEFSLETLYMNGLINKTAQVKVLGHGELKSKVSLKVNAISEKAKSAIEAAGGSVELV from the coding sequence ATGAACCTACATACATTAAAACCTGCACAAGGTGCTGTACATAAAGAGAAACGTTTAGGTCGTGGTGAAGCTTCCGGTAAAGGTGGCACCGCTACGAAAGGTAACAAAGGCGCCCAGTCTAACACCGGTTACTCTTCCAAAAGAGGTCACGAAGGTGGTCAGATGCCAATTCAGCGTCGTCTTCCTAAACGCGGCTTTATCAATAACAACCGTATCGAATACAAAGTGTTCAACATCGGTCAGCTTGAGCAGATCATCGAGAAATACGGTCTTCAGGAGTTCTCTCTCGAAACACTGTACATGAACGGTCTGATCAACAAAACCGCCCAGGTGAAAGTGCTTGGTCACGGTGAATTGAAAAGCAAAGTATCTTTGAAAGTGAACGCGATCAGTGAGAAAGCCAAATCGGCAATCGAAGCTGCTGGTGGTTCAGTGGAACTGGTATAA